In Lathyrus oleraceus cultivar Zhongwan6 chromosome 2, CAAS_Psat_ZW6_1.0, whole genome shotgun sequence, the DNA window TGCGCACTTGATCAATCACTTGATTGTTCTTGGTAAGACTTTTACTAATGATGAACGTAATCTTAAAGTGCTTAGATCTTTGACCAGGgaatggcaaccgaaagtgaTGGTGATATCGGAAAAGAATGGTCTATCTGACATGACATCCGCAACATTGTTCAAAAAACTCTAAGAGCATGAAATAGAACTTGAAagattgaagaagtttgaaattCAAGTAAAAGACTCAAAAGATATTGTCTTAAAAACTAGAGTAAAAAATCATGTTAGAAATCAAGAGGATGAGTCCACTAGTGATGAATATGATGATCTTATCAAGAAGTTTGAAAAGTTCTTAAGAATCGAAAGGAAAAAGGAAATCATTAAAAAGGAAGCACCAACAAGGAAGGTTACGTGCTTTGAATGTGGAGAAAGATGACATGTAAAAAGTGAATGTCCTACACTTTAAAAGAAGAATAAATTCAAGTGCAAGAAGGACAAAAGGCCAAAGAAAATATACGTAGCATGATCTGACAATGAAATAAGTTCATCTTCAGATGAATATCATTCAAGCAAGGCATTGATGGCATCACATCATTCAAGTGATGAAGAACGTGAGATTAGTGATTATGAAATTGATGATAGACATGCATATGATGAATTACTGAGTGTTTTTAATGAATTATATGATGATTTTTTTAAACTTTCTAcaaaatgtttaaatcaaaaggaaacTATTTTAAATATAGAAAGTGAGACTAGTAACACAAAAGTGGAGTTAGACTTAATCAAAAATTCATCATGCAATGATTGTTCATCTCTTAAGTCTAAAATTGTTGAATTAAACCAAGTGATCATAAAATATGAAAAATGTCAAATTGGTATAAAAAATGTGTTAAGTAGtcaaatatttttaaataataaatgTGGACTTGAATTTACTAATTTTGATAATCCTAATACAAGTCAAATCATCTTTGTAAAAGCTACTAGCAAATTCAACAGTGACGAATCAAAAAAAGAACATGTTGTAAGTCATCATAAAATGCCTTATAAAAATAAGTTTCATGTCAATAAAAAGAATCATATTTTTAGACCTATTTGTTTTTATTGTAATGCAAAAAAGATCATACTTTTAATGCTTGTTAGATAAAAAATTATGATATTTCATATGGTGAGTATGTATGGGTGAGAAAAGGATCTAACCCAAGGGGACCCAAAGAAAATTGAGTACCTAAGTACTTTTAATTATTTTGTAGGTACTTGAAGATCATATGGTAGTATTATAAAATCAAGATTGATCTTTCAATATATAAGACAATGTGATATGGTAGTTCTAAAAGTTTCATTGAATAAAATATGTTTTGAAGAATCATCAACTTTGACTTCATATGATGGTATTGTGAAGAAGATAAATCCTTTTATATTTAATGTATCATTTATATTATTATACTCCTTTGGATtttactttttttctttttgataatgtcaaaaagagagagagaataaatatgattgtttttgttgattttcaaGATATCAAAGACATCATAgaataaaatgcaaaagaaatGGAGAAATATGCAAGATAAGGGGAGATATACAAGATATGGGAAGAGATCAAAGTGTCAAGCAAAAGTTTCACATTAATttattttgtcatcatcaaaaagggggagattgtgaagaaGATGTTCGTCATCTATCTTAGTTTAGTTTTGATGAAGATAAAATTTTATCCAAGAAGAaatatcaaagaagaaaaagtttAGAATCAAGAATTAAGAATACACAAGCTTATGGATATTTTGGAAGTAAAAGAAATTGATCTTGATGCTAAGATACtcaattttaatttattatgTATAAACTTTAGGTGCTAAAAAAAATACTCATATTAATTTCTAAATTTCTTAAATTATCATGAATATAAATCTTTGAAGCAAAGGAATAAAATTCTTATTTTTAAAAAGTTGTCAGCACTTTTTAAGTCAGATCTAGTTAATCGACTTAACCAAACATGTTTCtgtttaaaatttaaaaaattgtTTGTAATTCAAAATTCGTCATACACTTGCTAAACCAGGTGTTAGTTTAAACGACTTAACAAATCCTAAGAGAATTcaaaattatatattttaatgaaCCATTGTGATTCTAAACTATTGCAAAACTTTATAAAAATATCTCAAACTTTTCCACAATTTATAGAGGTTTCTTAGGATGTATTTAAGGCAAAATACATTAATTTTCAAATTACCTCTTTCATTATTAATTTTTCATAtcaattcaaataattttttaagtGTTTATTCTTTTTCCAAAATGTTGAAACTTTGTGTAAttttaaaactattaaaaaagTTTCATAATATATTCTAAGCACTTAAGATTTATATATATTGTTGAATTGtatattgaagggaaagaagaATTATTTATTCTTAGAAATTATCCAAAAATTATCTTTTATTCAAAAGTATTATTTTGTTGCAACTTAATCACCAAGTATGTGGTAACAATTATTTGTAAATAGAAAGTGGTGTGTTTTCCAAGTGTATATGATAATCATCATAGCGTTGGTGATTATTTGAGAAATGTCTTTTGATTATTATTAGTTATTGTTGTTAGAAGATTGTAGGATAAGTCTTGGTATTAGGCTTGTACATTAAAAATCTCTCACGGGGTGTGATGGGACTAAAAATATCCTTGATTGATAAGGGGAACTAGTATGCATCATTGTGTTCATTTACTTTTTCGCTCGTTATTTTTCAGTTTgttattcatttatttatttataattcTGGAAAATTACAAGATATCCAAAAAATGCTTAAAATCTCTAAAAATATCATTACACTTAATTCACCCTCTCTTAGGATCTGCATTCAAATACTTATAATTCTCTCTAGGCTGACCTTGGCAGAGCTGTGTAGATTCTCAATCTTCTGATAGTTCATCGCTCAAGAAATCGATGGGATCAAGGGTGATTGTCACACACGAATCACACGAAGACTTGAATGAGATTGTATGAACTCGTGTAACATTTGTCAAAACATAGTGGAAGAACAAATTTCAATGGGAAACCATTGGAAAGTGAAGTAGGATCATGCGAGAACGATATAGTCGAACCCCTATACATCTTAGTACTctctcatttttatttttgtagACTATTGCTTTATCGATAATTTATGTTGGTAACGATTTATTTCGTAAGTATAAGTTTTGTTAAATTCAGAACCTATTTTTATTCTAGTATTGATTAAATTTTAGAAACTGTGGTGTTAGAATCTTATAGATATTGAAATTTATAAATTGCACATCTAATATAATTTAGAAATTGCCAATTCAATATAACTTGTAATTTCTTTGTAATATTGTCCTTGAACAATCTAAGAATAATCGTGGATCCATAATATAATTACATTTTTTATTCCTTCCGATATAAGCATATCATCAATATTTTTGCAAATTGTTTTCTACGATgcaaatttttattttttattttaaaaaatgattaaatttttaaaacgGTCTATTCACCCTTCTAGATTTTTTTTCTATTTCATATTCTTACCCAACATCATGCGCTGGTTTGCGGCTATAGACACATTATCTGAGAGAACTGTGCACTACTAAATCAGCCTATATGACCTCTTAGATCAAGTGCATATGGAGGGCGCCGCTATCACGCTGGTCTTGAGTTACCTTCCCAGTGTAAAGTTTGTTTCCCGTCATTTCATTTTTGTGATGCGACAACAGTTGTTTGGTATAGTATTGTCAAGTGGTGTTTGGTTTTACCCAAACATTTAAACATCTTCTAATGGTTTTATTTTTTCTAATAAAACACTGATTGTGAAGAGTTAATGGATACTAtgggtgttcgcggtgcggtttgcgcggtttttgcgataaaaatcacccgaaccacaagagaaaaaagcatgcggtttAGTTTGATTCGGTtggcttttagaaataaaaccaaaccaaatcaatgcgGTTTGGGTTTGTTCGATTttcggttttttataatatttttattgagccatatatactcctataaataacgacataactttgtgtttagtcattcatacattactaaataacatcaaaattcatcatatttaaacaaaaatatttcattcaatatacaaaaaataagattagacaaaagtggaataaaagacaaatataaatagtagcataaaataatatcaaagacattataataaaaaataaaaaaacatatgaaatgagagattagagaagatgaaaaaaaaacataagagatgcaagattgagaagaaaagtgcaataaaaacgtaattggaagagaaaatagtaacataaaagattaaaaaaagaaaaaaacataatagaggacttattagagtagaataAGTGAGACCTACATgaaaaagaagatgagaagaatgtgtgatactactatgagaAAATTAAGAAGGTTGAAATGGAAACCCTAACTGTGattaagagaaaatcgtttgtaatCGTAAGGTTAAGACATACTAGGTTTGAGGTTTGagttggatgtgggataagtgaagtttgggttataacataatgcggtttggtttggtttagttcgaTTTGTAAAATacaaaccaaaccgtgcggttttattaaaaaatgacccaaacgaatCCGAATCAAATACGATTTTTTGCGGTTTCGATTTGATTTGATTTGGAGTTTTCTATTGGattggttttgaacacccctaatGGATACAATTATTTTTTGTTTTGGAAGTGATACTTAATTAAGCCCTCTTTTCACTTTTGCATTTTGAGTGAAAAAAATAATAGATACTTAGTTAAGCCCTCTTTTCACTTTTGCATTTTGAGTGAAAAAAATAAGATTTTTTTAGCTTAACAAGCATCGAGATTCCATTGATTAGGTGCTATACTTTAATAATTTGATTTATATATAATGtaatttattatttataaaaataaaaatttttaataaaaatttgATTTCATTACGCAGAAGGTGACAAGGCTATGATAAAAAATTGATTTCATTATGTAGAAAGTGACGAGGCTATGATACCTAAACCTCGATATTATGTCTAACTAGAAGACAACTTTTTATAAACTTACTAAAGTATCAACAAAAGAATTAAATTAAATTTCCTACCTAAAAAATATTTCGGCAAATCTTTTGTCAAAAAATAAATTGCCAATCTAAAATTTATTTTTTGTTAGATATTTAGAGCTAGAATTAGAAATGAACATAGAGAGAAGATCCCAGCACTCAACTATAAAGTTTATCTCTGCTAGGACCACATTACTCTTGTAAATCTTGTACAATTTACAATCTACAACTAATTCTTAAGCAGCTACAGCAATGACAGAAAATCAAAATCTAGAAAGCTATCATCTATATTTTATGACATTAGCCCTATGACTAGAATTGATACATCACAATTTAAATGCTTCTCATGATTTTTCTAGAGGCCCTATGCAATGAAGTAAAGACGAGTTTCAACATATTACAAAGCAAGTCTTTTCCCAACATACTATATTTATAGCACAAGGGAAGGAAAATATCTGCTTAAAAGGGTATGCACAATCTATTCATGGCCTCTTATATCTTTTGACCAGTGTTTTTTTTTTACATAAGCAGCACATTAGAACCTTCTTCACAATCTAAAATGAATTGCTTCCCTTAAGTCATCCCAAGAGGACACTTAGTGCAATATTCATATGCTCAAATCTAAATCTTCTGATTAAGAACATGGCGCAACTGAATCTTCTGGCTCTCCATTCTGGCCTCCAAAAGTTTAGCTTTCAAGCTATTCTTTTGTGCACCACGAGGAATGCATCCTTTCATACCCCGTTGTGAATGTGGACTCCCGGACTCAGAAGGACTAAACTGGTATTGGAGGTCATGAGGGCTCAACCCCCCTTTACCTGATCCAGGGTCAGGAGATGCAATGCTCGCGTTGGATAACCTTCCATTTGAAAGTTTACCATTCACTCCCTCCACAGAGATTATCTTGTAATTATCCTCTTTGTTCATGCCTGACCTCCAAAGTCTCTTTATGGAAGAGGCATTTTTTGATTGCTTAGTTGGTATAGAGCATACTTCATTAATTTCAGTTATTGGAGTCTCCTCACCTGCATTTTCTTCCCATTCAAGTACACTCCTCCGTGAAACATTACTCTCTCGTTGGTTCTTGTTGAAAGATTTGTCACTCTCCTCAGGAGAATAACTCAAGCCTTGATCATCAGCTTGGCTCACAGTTTCCCATCCACTTTCATCACCCTCTATATCACCATTATCATCCATATATACATCAGAATGCCTCGGATTGCCACCCTTACTCATTACATTTGCTTCAGGACTCACTGTGTGAATTTTGGAGGCATGATTACGAGGACTGTGAGAAACACATGGTTCAATCTCCCTCTCGCTGTGCTCGCCAAAATTTAAATCTTCAAAAATGGCATATATATCATCTGACTTGGGAGGTTCATATGAAAATTCCTTAACGTCTTCAATGTTCATTGCAGCTGCAGCCTGTTGAAGTGACTGTGCTTCTTTCATCTCCTTTGTGTTTAGATGCACATTTTTTGACTTGAGAAAAGCTTCGAAATCTGTAACAAGTTTATTCATCTGTGAATACTTCTCTTCAAGAGCAACTTTTGCATCTATCAACTTCATTTGAACACGTTCTTCACGCCACACTTCAGCCATCTGTAACATCCGTCTCTCCTCTTCCAGTTCTTCCCTAAATTTCATAGATTCCCTTTTCAATGCTTCAACTTCAGCCTTGTCTTCTCCAATTTCCTTGGCGAGCTCATCACACACTTCCTCAATCAGTTCTCTTCCCTTCCTCTCCTTATCAAAATCCTGCATGAAGCGTTTTGCTGATAGCTTCACATTTGCCAACTCATTTACCAACCTAGAATTGACAATTTCAATCCTCTGGCGACTTTTCCTTTCTCGATTCAACTCTGTTTTAATATCATCAATGTAAGCACGGATTTTCTCGTGCTCTCTGCTTCTCCATTGGGCCTTTTCCTCGCCAACTTTCTTCAAAATATGATCAAGTTTCTTTTTGGAGGAGTGTTGTTCAGTCTCAAGCTCCTGAATGCGCGCATGTGCCTGCTGTAGTTCAGCTTCAAGAGCAGATACAACAGATACAGTACTTACCCTTTGGTCAAGAAGTCTGGCGTAGATATGCTGCGCCTCATCGGATGTTTTTGGACGTACAGGATCCCACTTTGTTGCACCCTCCATTTCAGTGTTGAGCAACTGGAACGGCTTGAGCTGAAAAACACAGTACATGAAATTAGCACTTTAATTGTTTATTCTTTCACTTTAAACCCTTAAGCTATAAATTTTAAATGCTATTTTTAACAAGTGGGTTTGCATGAAAAATATGAAGTGTTTTGTCCAAATCATTGTATATAAATCTCCATATTCATACATATCATTGATCTATGGAATGTTACTATGATTATAGTATGTAATTAGCTACAGCCTCACTTTACGAAAAACCATACCCTTTGGCCCAAAGATGATTAAAACAGGAGTAACCAGGAAACAACCACCAAGAACACTATGCAGTAAAGGATATGATTCTAATTCAGGTCATTAACAAGTATAAGATCTAGACTCAATAATCCTTAACTATGAGGAGCTATAACACTTCTATTGTTTTTATTGAAGCAATAAGAACCATACCTCACAGTTGTGTCCACTCTTTGTCCCAAAGACAGATCGAGGACTTTGAGAATGATTCTTTGGATCAGGATCATGAGTCATGCCATTTGGACGACCAAGAATCGGGACTCCTACATGACTACTTCCATTCTGCAGATAAGTGACATCAGTAATCAGTAATAAGGTAAAACTAGAAGCCGATCAAACTTGATAAAGTAAACCAACTACCAGTATCCGAAACTGAAGAGAATGGCGAGTCATTTAGCATCCATGGCAGATAATAATATCCAATTACACTAATTCAACTGGAAATTGCAGATACTCGATAACAAATTCTTGAACATAAAATAATGCAAATCGCCGGATCCAAATAAAGTCCAAGGTCACTTACAAACAAGCATCATCAAACAAAGTGGGTTCGCAATGTCAGCACTATTAACACTACAGATCACCATGTTTGTTTATAACTCTGCCAAACATGACCCAACAATAAATGTAGTTTTGTACATAGGATGTCTATGATGTAATGAACCATTTCTCCAATCATTACAAAGAATAATAGTAACTACTAAGTTTCAAATAGAACTTCATCATTCACAAATAAACAACCAAAAACAAACATTCAGGCTTTAAACAATAGCTGTTTTTTCTTCCAGTGAATGTCTACAACTTAACTCTAAACACTCAAATTGAATTTCGTCCAATGATGATAAAGGGAATCAAGGTAAGATAGAATCTCAAAAGACACACTTCAAAAACAAGCAACAGCAGAAGATTAAACTTCAACAATACACTAAACTATAACGCATATATTTCTATTTTTTATCCCAAATGGAGGGACCTACAATACAGTAGTGGCAATAGCTTCAAAATTCGAAATTTCAAATCAGAAACAGAAACAGAACACGAATAGAACGAAACAAGGGATCTTGAACgagaaaaaaattgaaaaacaatCCAAAAAAGGTTTTACTTCACCTGAAACCCTAACCTCCTCTGACTATCCCCCACTACCATCTCCGGCTGATGAAGCCGCCACAGTCCAGCAGCAATCCTCCGCGCCGACACATCTACTCCCGTCTGCTTCCTCACATCCCGCCCCGTCCTCCGACTTAACCTCACCTGCGAAGACTTTTCACCCTCATCAACCTCAACCGAATCCTCATTTTTGTCATGGATCTTCCATTTCAATAACGGAGTTTCCGGTCTACTCCGTTTACCACCGCCAGAAGCTCCGTATTTCTTCAACCGAGTCCTCGGAGTTTTAGGTTTCCGGCGTTGAAACGGTTTCGCAGGTTGAAGATCT includes these proteins:
- the LOC127117648 gene encoding uncharacterized protein LOC127117648 isoform X2 is translated as MTRHSLQFRILNGSSHVGVPILGRPNGMTHDPDPKNHSQSPRSVFGTKSGHNCELKPFQLLNTEMEGATKWDPVRPKTSDEAQHIYARLLDQRVSTVSVVSALEAELQQAHARIQELETEQHSSKKKLDHILKKVGEEKAQWRSREHEKIRAYIDDIKTELNRERKSRQRIEIVNSRLVNELANVKLSAKRFMQDFDKERKGRELIEEVCDELAKEIGEDKAEVEALKRESMKFREELEEERRMLQMAEVWREERVQMKLIDAKVALEEKYSQMNKLVTDFEAFLKSKNVHLNTKEMKEAQSLQQAAAAMNIEDVKEFSYEPPKSDDIYAIFEDLNFGEHSEREIEPCVSHSPRNHASKIHTVSPEANVMSKGGNPRHSDVYMDDNGDIEGDESGWETVSQADDQGLSYSPEESDKSFNKNQRESNVSRRSVLEWEENAGEETPITEINEVCSIPTKQSKNASSIKRLWRSGMNKEDNYKIISVEGVNGKLSNGRLSNASIASPDPGSGKGGLSPHDLQYQFSPSESGSPHSQRGMKGCIPRGAQKNSLKAKLLEARMESQKIQLRHVLNQKI
- the LOC127117648 gene encoding uncharacterized protein LOC127117648 isoform X1, with the translated sequence MNTSGKFHYPPLGITYRNLNPTQDSDLQPAKPFQRRKPKTPRTRLKKYGASGGGKRSRPETPLLKWKIHDKNEDSVEVDEGEKSSQVRLSRRTGRDVRKQTGVDVSARRIAAGLWRLHQPEMVVGDSQRRLGFQNGSSHVGVPILGRPNGMTHDPDPKNHSQSPRSVFGTKSGHNCELKPFQLLNTEMEGATKWDPVRPKTSDEAQHIYARLLDQRVSTVSVVSALEAELQQAHARIQELETEQHSSKKKLDHILKKVGEEKAQWRSREHEKIRAYIDDIKTELNRERKSRQRIEIVNSRLVNELANVKLSAKRFMQDFDKERKGRELIEEVCDELAKEIGEDKAEVEALKRESMKFREELEEERRMLQMAEVWREERVQMKLIDAKVALEEKYSQMNKLVTDFEAFLKSKNVHLNTKEMKEAQSLQQAAAAMNIEDVKEFSYEPPKSDDIYAIFEDLNFGEHSEREIEPCVSHSPRNHASKIHTVSPEANVMSKGGNPRHSDVYMDDNGDIEGDESGWETVSQADDQGLSYSPEESDKSFNKNQRESNVSRRSVLEWEENAGEETPITEINEVCSIPTKQSKNASSIKRLWRSGMNKEDNYKIISVEGVNGKLSNGRLSNASIASPDPGSGKGGLSPHDLQYQFSPSESGSPHSQRGMKGCIPRGAQKNSLKAKLLEARMESQKIQLRHVLNQKI